Below is a window of Blastocatellia bacterium DNA.
CGGCATTCTATCAGGGGGAGTTGACGTATCGTCAGCCGGGGATTCTCTGGGCGGCCTTGACGATGGCCGCGCTCACGCTGCCGGTGGTGATTGTGACCACCGATGAAGCCCTCCGGGCGGTCCCTCAGGAACTGCGCGAGGCCAGCCTCGCCCTGGGAGCCACGCGATGGCAAACGATCATTCATGTTGTTCTCCCGGAAGCGCTGCCGGGGATTCTGACGGGGACGATTCTCGCCATCAGTCGAGGGGCCAGTGAAGTCGCGCCCGTGCTCTTCACCGGAGCGGCCTACTTCCTGCCGTCGCTTCCCACCCATCTCAACGATCAATTCATGCATCTGGGGTATCATGTTTTCATCCTGGCCACGCAATCACCCGACGTGGAGCAAGCCAAGCCGCTTCTGTACGGCACCGTCCTTGTGTTGTTGATGTTGACCTGTGCTCTTAATCTCGTGGGCATCCTCCTTCGCGCCCGCGTCCGATACCGACTCCGTGAGCGGAGGTAGCTATGGCAACACCGACAATAGCTTTCCCGCCGTATTGGGCCCGAGAGGCCCAGCCCGAACCCAGCGAAACGGCGGCTTCTTCAACAGCGCTCATTCAGGTTGAGCGTCTCAGCGTGTTCTACGGCCAGACGGCCGTGCTGCAGGACATCACGCTGACGTTCGCCGAACGGCGAGTGACGGCGCTCATCGGTCCGTCCGGCTGTGGTAAGACGACGTTTCTCCGAGCCCTCAATCGGATGAACGATGTGATTCCGACGGCCCGGACGCAGGGTCGCGTCCTGCTCAACGGGGAGAATATTTACGATCCGGGGGTTGACGTCATCCGGTTGCGCCAGCGCGTAGGCATGGTCTTTCAGAAACCCAATCCCTTCCCCAAATCCATTTTTGACAATGTCGCCTACGGGCTCCGGGTGAACGGCCTGGTGCGGTCTCGAGCGGAACTTGAAGAGCGGGTGGAGGGGAGTCTCCGTCAGGCGGCTCTCTGGGACGAGGTGAAAGATCGGCTCCATCATTCGGCTTTGACGCTGTCGGGGGGCCAGCAGCAACGGCTGTGTATTGCCCGGGCGCTGGCGGTTCAACCCGACGTGCTGCTGATGGACGAGCCGGCATCGGCGCTCGATCCCATCGCCACCGAGAAGATCGAACAGTTGATCCTCGATTTGAAAAAATCCTACACGCTCATCATCGTCACCCATAATCTCCAGCAAGCCGCCCGTGTATCCGATGATACTGCTTTCTTTTGGCTTGGCCGTCTTGTAGAATTCAATACCACCGACGCGCTGTTTGCCGCTCCGAGGGAGAAGCTGACGGAGGATTATCTCACGGGGCGATTCGGATGAAGCATCAGCGAGGGAGTCGGTGGCCGTCGCGATGAAACGCACGATTCTCATCATCGAAGACGACGCCGAGTTGGCCGAGCTGCTGAAATATCATCTCGAACGCAGCGGCGATTATCGGGTGGATGTGGCGCTCACGGGCCAGGCGGGCCTGGACGCGCTCCGGGAGCGCGTGCCCAACCTGCTCATTCTCGATATCAATCTCCCGGAGATGAGCGGCTTCGAGCTGTGCCGGAAGATTCGCACCGAAGCCACGACGAGCCATCTCCCCATCATTTTGCTCACGGCGCGAACGAGCGAGCCGGACAAAGTCCTCGGCCTCA
It encodes the following:
- a CDS encoding PstA family ABC transporter permease — translated: MSRWLRDSLPVGLLLTACLIIGTMLAILIGTIVFNGIGRLSWDFLTGAPREGMMAGGIFPAIFGTAALVLLMTIAGVPIGVITAIFLSELTPRADARSLWRKMQAASHPRERRQYRIEWVHALAASAIRAAVANLAGVPSIVFGLFGLGFFIHFVGGAIDAAFYQGELTYRQPGILWAALTMAALTLPVVIVTTDEALRAVPQELREASLALGATRWQTIIHVVLPEALPGILTGTILAISRGASEVAPVLFTGAAYFLPSLPTHLNDQFMHLGYHVFILATQSPDVEQAKPLLYGTVLVLLMLTCALNLVGILLRARVRYRLRERR
- the pstB gene encoding phosphate ABC transporter ATP-binding protein PstB yields the protein MATPTIAFPPYWAREAQPEPSETAASSTALIQVERLSVFYGQTAVLQDITLTFAERRVTALIGPSGCGKTTFLRALNRMNDVIPTARTQGRVLLNGENIYDPGVDVIRLRQRVGMVFQKPNPFPKSIFDNVAYGLRVNGLVRSRAELEERVEGSLRQAALWDEVKDRLHHSALTLSGGQQQRLCIARALAVQPDVLLMDEPASALDPIATEKIEQLILDLKKSYTLIIVTHNLQQAARVSDDTAFFWLGRLVEFNTTDALFAAPREKLTEDYLTGRFG